Proteins found in one Rhodobacteraceae bacterium D3-12 genomic segment:
- a CDS encoding Xaa-Pro peptidase family protein, which yields MKFDPIATDPTEEEFAGRIAKVQAEMAKQGLDWYVAYEPKNVYYLTNFANFVHERPFILMIPASGKMVFLSPLLEIPHIKNRGVGDMELVSYFEFPAPEGTNWFDKMQEVLSGAKRVGVESVCQLQIYEAIKAERVRSDIIDDIRMIKTPYEVGRMVHAGGIANAAMADLLAQAKPGRTLAEVSSAGNALMFSKLLADFPNINPQANHLTAVFHPASYSHDPHNFGDLSMAMAEGGPHVSIINAVMNGYGTEIERTFFLGHVPEAAKRPYEVMMEGRYIVFDMVKPGVRMSDVDKAVNDHFKAAGYGDNLLHRAGHGMGVTAHEAPFLAEGDTRVLQPGMSFTVEPGIYLEGVEASVTPTRSS from the coding sequence ATGAAATTCGACCCCATCGCCACGGACCCCACCGAAGAGGAATTCGCCGGCCGCATCGCAAAGGTTCAGGCCGAAATGGCCAAACAGGGTCTCGACTGGTATGTCGCCTACGAGCCGAAGAACGTCTATTACCTGACGAATTTCGCCAATTTCGTGCACGAGCGGCCCTTTATCCTGATGATCCCGGCCTCTGGCAAAATGGTATTCCTGTCGCCGCTGCTTGAAATCCCGCATATCAAAAACCGCGGCGTCGGTGACATGGAGCTGGTCAGCTATTTCGAGTTTCCGGCCCCCGAGGGCACCAATTGGTTCGACAAGATGCAAGAGGTGCTGAGCGGTGCCAAACGTGTCGGCGTCGAAAGCGTCTGTCAGTTGCAAATCTATGAGGCGATCAAGGCCGAGCGGGTGCGCAGCGACATCATCGACGACATCCGCATGATCAAAACCCCCTATGAGGTCGGGCGCATGGTCCACGCTGGCGGCATCGCCAATGCGGCGATGGCCGACCTTCTGGCACAGGCCAAACCGGGGCGGACGCTGGCCGAGGTTTCATCGGCGGGCAATGCGCTAATGTTCTCGAAGCTGCTTGCCGATTTCCCCAATATCAACCCGCAGGCCAACCACCTGACGGCGGTGTTCCACCCGGCCAGCTATTCGCATGACCCGCATAACTTTGGCGATCTGTCGATGGCCATGGCCGAAGGCGGGCCGCATGTTTCGATCATCAACGCGGTGATGAACGGCTATGGCACCGAGATCGAGCGCACGTTCTTCCTCGGCCATGTGCCCGAAGCGGCCAAGCGCCCCTATGAGGTGATGATGGAGGGGCGTTATATCGTCTTTGACATGGTCAAACCCGGCGTGCGCATGTCCGATGTCGACAAGGCGGTGAACGATCACTTCAAGGCCGCCGGATACGGCGACAACCTGTTGCACCGCGCCGGTCACGGCATGGGCGTCACCGCGCATGAGGCGCCGTTCCTCGCCGAGGGCGACACCCGCGTTTTGCAACCGGGAATGAGCTTTACGGTCGAGCCGGGGATCTATCTCGAAGGGGTGGAGGCTTCCGTCACTCCGACACGATCATCGTGA
- a CDS encoding GAF domain-containing protein, with translation MTDLAVITKAIAAADQPDAVFQGLCDFADALVGVKLFTVLAIDEPNALVRRAWSNMPEAYPVQGTKPMPPDDRFGQSTRSGAPMVTDGHEDMVKTFFDHELISSLGCESCVNLPIIVAGEALGTLNLLHEAGHWTPERLQAVDQLRVPGAAAFMVARLFG, from the coding sequence ATGACCGATCTCGCCGTCATTACCAAGGCCATCGCCGCCGCCGACCAACCCGATGCCGTCTTTCAGGGGCTCTGCGATTTCGCGGATGCGCTGGTCGGGGTGAAACTCTTCACCGTGCTCGCGATTGACGAACCCAACGCGCTTGTCCGCCGCGCGTGGTCCAACATGCCCGAGGCCTATCCCGTGCAAGGCACCAAGCCGATGCCGCCGGATGACCGTTTTGGCCAAAGCACCCGCAGCGGTGCGCCGATGGTCACCGACGGGCATGAGGACATGGTGAAAACCTTCTTCGATCACGAGCTGATTTCCAGCCTCGGCTGCGAAAGCTGTGTCAACCTGCCGATCATTGTCGCGGGCGAGGCGCTCGGCACGCTCAACCTGCTGCACGAGGCCGGTCACTGGACCCCCGAGCGGCTGCAAGCGGTCGACCAGTTGCGCGTGCCCGGCGCCGCCGCCTTCATGGTCGCGCGGTTGTTTGGCTAA